The DNA sequence GCAGAATTAAACGACAACCAAATGTATGACGTTGACGGTGGAACAAGCCCAACCTGTCTTTTAGTAATCAGTTATTTATTGGCTAAAGCCCTAGACTAATCCTCTTATGAAAAAACAAAACACAATCAACAAGTTAGCTTTTAATAAAGTAGCTGTTGCAGAATTAAACGACAACCAAATGTATGACGTTGACGGTGGAACAAGCCCAACCTGTCTTTTAGTAATCAGCTTTTTATTAGCTAAAGCCCTAGACTAATTCTCTTATGA is a window from the Flavobacterium cupriresistens genome containing:
- a CDS encoding class I lanthipeptide; translation: MKKQNTINKLAFNKVAVAELNDNQMYDVDGGTSPTCLLVISYLLAKALD
- a CDS encoding class I lanthipeptide translates to MKKQNTINKLAFNKVAVAELNDNQMYDVDGGTSPTCLLVISFLLAKALD